The Paenibacillus thermoaerophilus genome includes the window GAACATCTTGCCAAGCTGCCAAGCCATGTATATCAGGAAACGCTTATCAGTGTGTTCCCGTCTATTTCGCATGTCGTTAAACACTTGTTTGATGTGGATCAAACCTGGTATTCCCGATTGAACGGGGATTATCAAAGAGCCGATCACGATCTGGACAGCATTCCGAATGCCTTGACCGCCTTTGATATTCTTCACAACGAGATCGCGGGTTACGTTCGAACTCATGACGCTCAGTCGGTGGTTCATTATCGGAACTCAAAAGGAGAAGAATTCGCCAACCGTCTTGAAGAAATCGTCCATCATCTAGTCAATCATGGAACGTACCACCGTGGAAATATCGCCGCGATGTTAAGGCAGCTCGGACAAACCGGCGTATCAACCGACTACATTATTTACTTGAGAGAAGCTGCAGGGAAATAACAGTGATCGTGAACGATGACAACCGCAATGATCAAAGAA containing:
- a CDS encoding DinB family protein → MFYFKRGNIFGENDQTKRKVIPMKEHLLELLDYHFWATRKILEHLAKLPSHVYQETLISVFPSISHVVKHLFDVDQTWYSRLNGDYQRADHDLDSIPNALTAFDILHNEIAGYVRTHDAQSVVHYRNSKGEEFANRLEEIVHHLVNHGTYHRGNIAAMLRQLGQTGVSTDYIIYLREAAGK